One part of the Bicyclus anynana chromosome 8, ilBicAnyn1.1, whole genome shotgun sequence genome encodes these proteins:
- the LOC112049942 gene encoding uncharacterized protein LOC112049942, whose product MGQEQSYIGHAGVAPVKKYQDKYEDPIQYRVSPIDYRTSDYEIKDYKRHKARRSADSFKSDNSSTESSGYRSGSSGYECQSERSSTSDYYCTSLYKNGHYKAINKELYKPVKIPKEKRHKHLYDEKEEIKSARLKSYLSDTEKANLKAGPTPKKAGIRNYTPKIISAEEQRKKLENWI is encoded by the coding sequence ATGGGTCAAGAGCAGTCGTACATCGGTCACGCCGGTGTTGCACCAGTGAAAAAATACCAAGACAAATACGAAGATCCAATACAGTATAGAGTTTCTCCTATCGACTACCGAACGAGCGACTACGAAATCAAAGATTATAAACGCCACAAAGCTAGACGAAGTGCAGACAGCTTCAAAAGTGACAACTCTTCAACTGAAAGCAGTGGATATCGAAGCGGTTCGAGCGGCTACGAATGCCAATCTGAGAGATCTTCTACTAGCGATTATTACTGCACATCTCTCTACAAGAACGGCCACTACAAAGCTATCAATAAGGAACTTTACAAACCTGTCAAAATACCTAAAGAGAAGCGTCACAAACATTTGTACGACGAAAAAGAGGAAATAAAGAGCGCTAGGCTAAAGAGCTACCTCAGTGACACAGAGAAAGCAAATTTAAAGGCCGGTCCGACGCCAAAAAAAGCTGGCATTAGAAATTACACCCCAAAAATAATATCAGCGGAGGAGCAAAGAAAAAAGTTAGAGAATTGGATATAA